From one Culex quinquefasciatus strain JHB chromosome 3, VPISU_Cqui_1.0_pri_paternal, whole genome shotgun sequence genomic stretch:
- the LOC6039788 gene encoding apolipophorins, translating into MWVMNARRHALGAFLVSLVLCQSVFAAASCKTGCPSPNKSSKYKYEAGKVYTYDLDSFVQVQLTAEEVDAQQTTLKIDGKVEIYAAENCQYTLKVLSLTTFAPDGKKANFGNDITKPVQFTLSNDELLPEICTESDDSEFSLNVKRGIISLLQSAEGKSFETDVFGICHTSFSNFVTGGATVVNKVRDLAGCGYREFLSNSMVSSIINSKAGIKSTPLLTSNYNNQQTIKDGILESAKLSEEYKYVPFAKLNSGAQAKVTTKLTYTGVKGGAPVALKAATPRSIIFENPKSDSQSNLETIKQELKTVVDSYNNNNVGKLTAGHFTELIQLMRYSKKEDLLSLYQQVKAGTAHKNQSLARKVYFDALFRVGTGAAVEALANLYKNKEITDAQEQRLLFVSLNLVTSMSKPALKAAKLLLEGNPPREAYLSVGSLVQKYCQKYGCESADVKEISDKFIAKIGKCQPANRRDEDIVVAVLKGIKNSNTLVAPLLDKVVQCASDKASSRVRVAAFQAYPAASCNKKIVNSALAFLKNTNEDSEIRIQAYLSLVECPSAAVANELKALLDNEKVYQVGSFITTHLASLRASADPTRDAARQHFANIRTTNKFPFDFRRYSFNREFSYAVESLGLGASTDASVIYSQKGFLPKSVALNFTTEVFGHSFNVFEIESRQDNLDRVVEHYFGPKGFFTGLDLQSAFNAVVEQYGKLSQKAQGRFRRGIKEDVKAFAKTVNMNNDALQDFNLDVSVKFFGSELFFLSSGENVPSTPEEFLDSFLECFDKFLEGAKKYERVFEQHSLFLDSDLVYPTAAGLPLRLSYEGTGVARLETSLEVDIKDIVKDYKNTKFNVKLVPSGSYELTGTLSVDAFTVSTGLQLSGTVHSSTGSSVNFALLDGGKAYDLTIDSLFKKQELISFTSKLVFVTRERGNQLISLPLKLNQQVKEFKECFDNLYHLVGVTVCASAGQKQIPGKALVPLDGEYQAELYLEVDPKYHFTGKYDDSDKQHQSVLLTFDTPGSDSKRTTSLKLESFFKGDAYIKATVLSPLRNADFTIGLNNNDKEAALYALAHNGPDEYLAKIGFEKAGSAERQEYIPIFTVRSPTGDAQVTKVVQTTGKIVVEKADGGATKYNLENIEWTSPYAPKTTVNGFVTQNGPSFDTELAVVVGPSKNNVKGHLDFSPKHVNFDLEKKTDGDGSKDFKVNMAVAYTDQSFKNVFVFVAGKDFNNPTNRYELNQNAEFEIEDKKLQSLKLSNKLQLPKQLIRLDFATSKNLFKLDGEYGYDKYKIAANVDAKYNEKTAGDYDVTVGGSLNKHFFKFASKRTVDAAKSKFQNRLTASTGTKIEVNGVASNKFTEQEGELNLEGLFIAVDKADPYKLTLVLQLSPSNVLSNAKVLIGKDEFATYDLKLDRTENSNGKFTFAVKDFFDGNGEFKATNGAGDGSALVDFKKQDRKLKLDTKFKINAPVFDIATDFYYDFEKDNTKKIHFDTKNKATKSSFDSKNKLEIFSEKYEFNVQGAQTGPVTDGTTNGKFSLTLPTGRQLSGDIKREVNSKDEKKSTGSIVANLYDKLPGGKQQTLALTGSLKDGDFKARFFDMVHNLKFTNFEGKDIDVQLDTKHQPAGHFKTAAFHVKVRGSLVPQVSELAVDLDEYCENHAVYRVGGKYGNDFDGEVSGNYHVGKPGKAHTHEVKGKVNIPQAPIKSLAVESKGSYLEPEGDNGLFAVEYAGSFGYNDKVIVLSTTAKGNTNHGTGNLKLNLPDADPFTAEGSYNYEGKEDGPIATKGTLKVTYGKGKTVEFNGDAKATGAEDVAVHATLKTDFEKAKNVDLTFKHVKSGEHAYNTKLNLVADDKAYSVDNAVVLSESSPSVDFNLGYPGKTVKVYGGFKLLSDRAFKADAKVQNFGDFNLDANVEANYQSYETFYAKAFVDAPKLNANKVSVELHSKPGNSGKGVEFKASSDGKNILSGYADYSVKEQGKTTIIEGQGNVKLYDKQQTASFKLVREKLSESGYALNLAGSVGKNSITTEVRVKPNDFLLKHTVCDEKKQCTNVAVQSKLERAGDKFNHEAQISVDLQQLGYDHEFGLSAKTQGNGFTLDHTTDVKLSEKKQPKYQYQLFIHPNEAGARLILPSRSIALEGNFHYPKEKFGKYDSTVSFYLDKKNAPNNKATFGFTGETQLIGSAGVSATGAFKFSHPTVKDLVISASGTLDGEKQTVDGLFELDIFNNANDKIVAHAKYINSDQSFKGFNISSEVSVSSKGLGFDCGFSGHSALSLATKQLSTAVSLNLPFEDFRFGTYLFASPEELDFILKRFNDELVRAHGTYDVKKHKAELTSTFKFVPKRPIVLQSSINGFSAAKFSLNQDKFFSIDGSFATDKAAVLKVVGQDNPILDAKIALDATHFLSTEYKINEENAKIFLQSFNKQLQSDLEASKAEFEKKYTQLTADVNKVVNNVISALPDFSKFQADYAEQLKKLQEELLQDPTIKQFFDFVTKIFAHVNEIVAQLTQVYAENFKKISAIVTDVIGQLTETFNTKIQPVLKELYTKSEAIVFGIYEETVKLVVAVFERSVKALKSFEEDFNKVAKNFTEIFRSFAQTFNKAITTLDKEFKDLYKQLQEYFDSFDEFKAIKETFKEYFDGLDKYAYQLLKELLTLAEDLYPVPEIKTFTSSVNKYITSKLENKPVNDVEELKNIFVNFVKAINLLFDRFASSVTTTLDEPGFAGGIPSFVTFKFFPYISSIKFSPLNYLRNEKFYSVRDFLYQFRPYAWNPFAVIPPFTMHGEIADGSHFFTFDGKHFTFPGSCQYVLASDFVDGNFSIAANVQDGKLKSISLIDKDVVELSDNGVVTLNGKPTDLPIHKNDVHVWRRFYTVNLLTTYGANVMCTTDLKVCHFTVSGFYLGKIRGLLGNGNNEPYDDFTLPNGKISESSTDFANSYKATKSCAAVADPGHASHEHSSPVCSKLFGADSSLRYCYFFKDQTNFREACEHAVHGAANPDEAACDIAFAYASACRLELIPVEVPAQCKKCSVSGKEISVGDQFSVKSPQKQADVVVVVDTSIGTLLGELVQATINDLRKELKSSGIADVRVIVLGYNRNQKYISLFTSGGKLDYTGKLGQVDISGPENCKPLVVGDAKVDEFLKHLHEAGERFAEDVGATPDARAFLEALQYPFRTTASKSIVLIQSDDTEKVPNPTRAIKSLLATLDLKTKGIGLHVITPVKNLGITNSKDQKKVKEIVGFNSKQAYTLADSKKRTVVGSTELKNNLKYDSDLLVDLVQQNDGYVFVLQNFSGQKQAKDKKSYVSVVALALSDYISRTEISSDCVCKLRNGLHAEGSCEAKETKFLPPSKKAGGAKG; encoded by the exons ATGTGGGTCATGAACGCGAGAAGGCACGCGCTAGGCGCCTTCTTAGTGTCCTTAGTGCTGTGCCAAAGTGTTTTCGCCGCAG CATCCTGCAAGACCGGCTGCCCATCAC CCAACAAATCATCCAAGTACAAGTATGAAGCGGGAAAAGTTTACACCTACGATCTGGACAGCTTCGTGCAAGTTCAGCTGACCGCCGAGGAAGTCGATGCCCAGCAGACGACGCTCAAGATTGACGGAAAGGTTGAGATCTACGCCGCGGAAAACTGCCAGTACACGCTTAAGGTGCTGTCGCTGACGACCTTTGCGCCCGACGGCAAGAAGGCCAACTTTGGCAATGACATCACCAAGCCGGTGCAGTTCACCCTGTCCAATGACGAGCTGCTGCCGGAGATCTGCACCGAGTCCGACGATAGTGAGTTCTCGCTGAACGTCAAGCGTGGTATCATCTCGCTGCTCCAGTCCGCCGAGGGCAAGAGCTTCGAGACCGATGTGTTCGGTATCTGTCACACGTCGTTTTCGAACTTTGTGACCGGAGGCGCCACCGTTGTCAACAAGGTGCGTGACTTGGCCGGCTGTGGCTACCGCGAGTTCCTGAGCAACAGCATGGTCTCCAGCATCATCAACAGCAAGGCGGGCATCAAGTCAACCCCGCTGTTGACCAGCAACTACAACAACCAGCAAACCATCAAGGACGGTATCCTGGAGTCGGCCAAGCTGAGCGAAGAGTACAAGTATGTGCCATTCGCGAAGCTCAACTCGGGAGCTCAGGCTAAGGTTACGACCAAGCTCACCTACACTGGCGTCAAGGGAGGAGCCCCGGTGGCTCTCAAGGCCGCTACTCCACGATCGATCATCTTCGAGAACCCCAAGTCCGACTCGCAGAGCAACCTGGAAACGATCAAGCAAGAGCTCAAAACCGTGGTCGATtcgtacaacaacaacaacgttgGCAAGCTTACCGCTGGTCACTTCACCGAGCTGATCCAGCTGATGCGTTACTCGAAGAAGGAAGACCTGCTCTCACTGTACCAGCAGGTAAAGGCCGGAACTGCGCACAAGAACCAATCCCTCGCCCGAAAGGTCTACTTCGATGCTCTGTTCCGAGTTGGTACCGGTGCCGCCGTTGAAGCGCTCGCCAATCTGTACAAGAACAAAGAAATCACCGATGCCCAAGAGCAACGCCTTCTGTTTGTTTCACTGAATCTCGTAACGTCCATGAGCAAGCCTGCTCTGAAAGCCGCCAAGCTGCTGCTCGAAGGAAATCCTCCACGTGAGGCGTACCTCAGCGTTGGATCGCTCGTTCAAAAGTACTGCCAGAAATACGGATGCGAATCTGCCGACGTCAAGGAAATTTCCGACAAGTTTATTGCCAAAATCGGCAAATGCCAGCCAGCTAACCGCCGTGATGAAGACATCGTCGTTGCCGTTCTCAAGGGCATCAAGAACTCGAACACTCTAGTCGCCCCGCTGCTCGACAAGGTTGTACAATGCGCTTCGGACAAGGCCTCTTCCCGCGTCCGTGTTGCTGCATTCCAGGCTTACCCAGCTGCTTCCTGTAACAAGAAGATCGTCAACTCGGCTCTCGCCTTCCTCAAGAACACCAACGAGGACTCTGAAATCCGCATCCAAGCTTACCTTTCCCTGGTGGAATGCCCATCGGCTGCCGTCGCTAACGAATTGAAGGCTCTGCTGGACAACGAAAAGGTCTACCAAGTCGGTTCATTCATCACGACGCACCTAGCTAGTCTGCGTGCCTCTGCCGATCCGACCCGTGATGCCGCTCGTCAACACTTTGCCAACATCCGCACCACCAACAAGTTCCCCTTCGACTTCCGCCGGTACTCCTTCAACCGTGAGTTCTCGTACGCCGTTGAGTCGCTCGGTCTGGGTGCTAGCACCGATGCCAGCGTCATCTACTCGCAGAAGGGTTTCCTGCCCAAGTCGGTTGCGCTGAACTTTACCACCGAAGTGTTCGGACATAGCTTCAACGTGTTCGAAATTGAGTCTCGTCAGGATAACCTGGACCGCGTGGTTGAGCACTACTTTGGCCCCAAAGGATTCTTCACTGGACTTGACCTGCAGTCGGCGTTCAATGCCGTTGTCGAGCAGTACGGCAAACTTTCGCAAAAGGCTCAAGGTCGCTTCCGGCGTGGAATCAAGGAGGACGTCAAGGCTTTTGCGAAGACTGTCAACATGAACAACGATGCCCTGCAAGACTTCAACCTGGACGTTTCCGTCAAGTTCTTCGGTTCGGAGCTGTTCTTCCTCAGCTCAGGTGAAAATGTGCCAAGCACGCCCGAAGAATTCCTGGACAGCTTCTTGGAATGCTTCGACAAGTTCCTGGAAGGAGCGAAGAAATACGAACGCGTGTTTGAACAGCACTCGCTGTTCTTGGACTCGGATCTCGTGTACCCAACCGCAGCTGGTCTGCCCTTGAGACTGTCGTACGAAGGCACTGGAGTCGCACGTCTGGAAACTAGCCTAGAGGTCGACATCAAGGATATCGTCAAGGACTACAAGAATACTAAGTTCAACGTTAAGCTGGTTCCTAGCGGCAGCTACGAACTCACTGGAACCCTCAGCGTGGACGCTTTCACCGTCAGCACTGGACTGCAGCTTTCCGGCACCGTGCACTCTTCCACTGGTAGCTCGGTCAACTTCGCTCTGTTGGACGGTGGTAAGGCCTATGATCTCACCATCGATTCGCTGTTCAAGAAGCAGGAACTGATCAGCTTCACCAGCAAGCTGGTGTTTGTGACTCGCGAACGTGGAAACCAACTGATCTCTCTCCCGCTGAAACTGAATCAGCAGGTCAAGGAGTTCAAGGAATGCTTCGACAATCTGTACCACCTTGTTGGCGTTACCGTGTGTGCTTCCGCTGGCCAGAAGCAGATCCCTGGAAAGGCGCTGGTTCCGCTGGATGGCGAATACCAAGCTGAACTGTACCTGGAAGTTGACCCCAAGTATCACTTCACCGGAAAGTACGACGACTCAGACAAGCAACACCAGAGTGTGCTGTTGACCTTCGACACGCCCGGATCGGACTCGAAGCGAACCACTAGCTTGAAGCTTGAGAGCTTCTTTAAGGGTGACGCTTACATTAAGGCTACCGTACTTTCTCCCTTGAGAAATGCTGACTTTACCATTGGACTAAACAACAACGACAAGGAAGCCGCGCTGTACGCTCTGGCCCATAACGGACCGGATGAGTACCTGGCCAAAATCGGTTTCGAAAAGGCTGGATCAGCTGAACGACAGGAGTACATTCCAATCTTCACTGTCAGATCGCCAACTGGAGATGCTCAGGTTACGAAGGTTGTCCAAACCACTGGAAAGATTGTCGTTGAAAAGGCCGATGGTGGTGCTACCAAGTACAACCTGGAAAACATCGAGTGGACGAGCCCGTACGCACCCAAGACCACCGTTAATGGTTTCGTTACACAGAACGGGCCAAGCTTCGATACTGAACTCGCTGTAGTGGTTGGACCCAGCAAAAACAACGTCAAGGGTCATTTGGACTTTAGCCCAAAACACGTCAACTTTGACCTCGAGAAGAAGACCGACGGAGATGGTAGCAAGGACTTCAAGGTCAACATGGCCGTTGCCTACACTGACCAATCG TTCAAGAACGTATTCGTGTTTGTTGCCGGAAAGGACTTCAACAACCCCACCAACCGTTACGAGCTGAACCAAAACGCCGAGTTTGAAATTGAAGACAAGAAGCTGCAATCGCTGAAGCTGTCGAACAAGCTGCAGCTGCCAAAGCAACTGATCCGACTGGACTTTGCCACCAGCAAGAACCTATTCAAGCTGGACGGAGAGTACGGTTACGACAAGTACAAGATCGCTGCCAACGTTGATGCCAAGTACAACGAGAAGACCGCCGGAGATTACGACGTTACCGTGGGTGGATCGCTGAACAAGCACTTCTTCAAGTTTGCTTCCAAGCGCACCGTTGATGCCGCCAAGAGCAAGTTCCAGAACCGTCTGACCGCAAGCACCGGCACCAAGATCGAAGTGAACGGCGTTGCGAGCAACAAGTTTACCGAACAGGAAGGCGAACTCAATCTGGAGGGACTATTTATCGCTGTTGACAAGGCTGACCCGTACAA GCTGACCCTGGTCCTCCAGCTTAGTCCATCGAATGTGCTTTCCAACGCAAAGGTTCTGATTGGCAAGGATGAGTTCGCAACGTACGACCTGAAACTTGATCGTACTGAAAACTCCAATGGCAAATTTACC TTTGCTGTCAAGGACTTTTTCGACGGAAACGGCGAGTTCAAGGCCACCAACGGTGCCGGAGACGGAAGCGCGCTGGTAGACTTCAAGAAGCAGGATCGTAAGCTTAAACTGGACACCAAGTTCAAGATCAACGCGCCAGTGTTTGACATTGCCACTGACTTTTACTACGATTTCGAGAAGGACAACACCAAGAAGATTCACTTTGACACCAAAAACAAGGCCACCAAGAGCAGCTTCGACAGCAAGAACAAGCTGGAAATCTTCTCCGAGAAGTACGAGTTCAACGTCCAAGGAGCGCAGACCGGACCGGTCACCGATGGAACCACTAATGGAAAGTTTTCGCTGACCCTGCCCACTGGTCGCCAACTTTCTGGAGATATCAAGCGTGAAGTCAACAGCAAGGACGAGAAGAAGAGCACCGGAAGCATTGTGGCCAATTTGTACGACAAACTTCCTGGTGGAAAGCAGCAGACGCTTGCCCTTACTGGCTCTCTGAAGGACGGAGATTTCAAGGCACGTTTCTTCGATATGGTCCACAATCTCAAGTTTACCAACTTTGAAGGTAAGGACATTGATGTTCAGCTGGACACCAAACATCAGCCGGCTGGACATTTCAAGACAGCGGCATTCCACGTCAAGGTCCGTGGATCGTTGGTTCCTCAAGTGAGTGAACTCGCTGTCGATCTGGATGAGTACTGCGAGAACCACGCCGTTTACCGAGTTGGCGGAAAGTACGGAAATGATTTCGATGGTGAGGTCAGCGGAAATTACCACGTCGGAAAGCCAGGAAAGGCTCATACTCATGAAGTGAAGGGCAAGGTAAACATTCCTCAGGCTCCGATTAAATCGCTGGCCGTTGAATCCAAGGGAAGCTACCTGGAACCTGAAGGTGACAACGGTTTGTTCGCGGTTGAATACGCCGGTTCGTTTGGATACAACGATAAAGTCATCGTGCTGAGCACCACTGCAAAGGGTAACACCAACCATGGAACTGGAAACCTGAAGTTGAATCTGCCGGATGCCGATCCATTCACAGCGGAAGGATCGTACAACTACGAAGGCAAAGAAGATGGACCGATTGCTACCAAGGGTACCCTCAAGGTGACCTATGGCAAGGGAAAAACTGTCGAGTTTAACGGCGATGCTAAGGCTACTGGAGCAGAGGACGTTGCAGTGCACGCGACACTGAAGACCGACTTTGAAAAGGCTAAGAACGTCGATCTGACCTTCAAGCACGTCAAGTCTGGCGAGCATGCGTACAATACCAAGCTGAATCTCGTAGCGGATGACAAGGCATACAGCGTGGACAATGCTGTTGTGCTGTCGGAATCAAGCCCATCGGTCGACTTTAATCTGGGATACCCGGGCAAGACTGTGAAGGTTTATGGAGGATTCAAGCTGCTGAGTGATCGCGCCTTCAAGGCCGACGCTAAGGTACAGAACTTTGGTGATTTCAATCTGGACGCCAACGTAGAAGCCAATTACCAGAGCTACGAAACGTTCTACGCTAAGGCTTTCGTCGACGCTCCCAAGCTGAACGCCAACAAGGTCAGCGTTGAACTGCACTCCAAGCCTGGCAACAGTGGAAAGGGTGTAGAGTTCAAGGCTTCATCCGATGGTAAGAACATCCTGAGCGGATACGCCGATTACTCGGTCAAGGAACAAGGCAAGACCACGATCATCGAAGGTCAAGGTAATGTGAAACTGTACGACAAGCAACAGACTGCGTCGTTCAAGCTGGTGCGTGAGAAACTGTCCGAATCTGGATATGCTCTTAACCTGGCTGGATCAGTTGGCAAGAACAGCATTACCACCGAAGTGCGTGTTAAGCCAAATGACTTCCTGCTGAAGCACACGGTCTGTGACGAGAAGAAGCAGTGCACAAATGTCGCTGTTCAGTCCAAGCTGGAACGCGCTGGAGACAAGTTCAACCACGAGGCACAAATATCGGTTGATCTGCAACAGTTGGGTTATGACCACGAATTCGGACTGTCGGCCAAGACCCAAGGCAATGGCTTCACGCTGGACCACACCACTGACGTCAAGCTGTCTGAGAAGAAGCAACCCAAGTACCAATACCAACTGTTCATCCATCCGAATGAAGCCGGCGCTAGGCTGATCTTGCCAAGCCGATCGATTGCCCTGGAAGGTAACTTCCACTACCCGAAGGAGAAGTTCGGAAAGTACGACAGCACGGTGTCCTTCTATCTGGACAAGAAGAATGCTCCCAACAACAAGGCCACTTTCGGATTCACCGGTGAAACTCAACTGATTGGATCCGCTGGGGTCAGTGCAACTGGCGCGTTTAAGTTCTCGCATCCCACTGTGAAGGACCTGGTAATCAGTGCCTCTGGAACTTTGGACGGTGAAAAGCAAACCGTTGACGGACTGTTTGAGCTGGATATTTTCAACAATGCCAACGACAAGATTGTTGCTCACGCCAAGTACATCAACAGTGACCAGAGCTTCAAGGGCTTCAACATCAGCTCGGAAGTCAGCGTTTCTAGCAAGGGACTCGGATTTGACTGTGGATTCAGTGGACACTCTGCGCTTTCGCTGGCCACCAAGCAGCTGAGTACTGCTGTCTCACTCAACCTGCCATTCGAGGACTTCCGCTTTGGTACGTACCTGTTCGCTAGCCCCGAAGAGCTGGACTTTATCCTGAAGCGATTCAACGACGAGTTGGTCCGTGCTCACGGCACCTATGACGTTAAGAAGCACAAGGCTGAACTGACTTCGACTTTCAAGTTCGTGCCCAAGCGCCCGATCGTGCTGCAGTCCAGCATCAACGGCTTCTCGGCTGCCAAGTTCTCCCTGAACCAGGATAAGTTCTTCAGCATCGATGGGTCGTTCGCTACTGACAAGGCCGCAGTGTTGAAGGTTGTTGGCCAGGATAACCCCATTTTGGATGCCAAGATTGCTCTCGATGCTACTCACTTCCTGTCTACCGAGTACAAGATCAACGAGGAAAATGCCAAGATCTTCTTGCAATCGTTCAACAAGCAGCTGCAGAGCGATTTGGAAGCATCGAAGGCGGAGTTTGAAAAGAAGTACACTCAACTTACCGCCGATGTGAACAAGGTTGTGAACAATGTGATTAGCGCTCTGCCAGACTTCAGCAAGTTCCAAGCGGATTACGCTGAACAGCTGAAGAAGCTCCAGGAGGAACTGCTGCAGGACCCGACCATCAAGCAGTTCTTCGACTTTGTTACCAAGATCTTTGCCCACGTGAATGAGATCGTTGCGCAGCTCACCCAAGTCTATGCCGAAAACTTCAAGAAAATCTCCGCCATTGTTACGGATGTCATCGGTCAACTGACCGAAACATTCAACACGAagattcagccagtgctgaagGAGCTGTACACCAAGTCGGAGGCAATCGTGTTTGGCATCTATGAGGAAACCGTCAAGCTGGTTGTGGCTGTCTTTGAGCGATCCGTTAAGGCTCTGAAGTCATTCGAGGAAGATTTCAACAAGGTTGCGAAGAACTTTACCGAGATCTTCAGGAGCTTCGCTCAGACGTTCAACAAGGCTATCACTACCCTGGACAAGGAGTTCAAGGATCTGTACAAGCAGCTTCAGGAATACTTTGACTCGTTTGATGAGTTTAAGGCCATCAAGGAGACCTTCAAGGAGTACTTCGATGGATTGGACAAGTACGCGTACCAGCTATTGAAGGAACTGCTTACCTTGGCTGAGGACTTGTATCCGGTTCCGGAGATCAAGACGTTCACTTCTTCCGTCAACAAGTACATCACCAGCAAGTTGGAGAACAAGCCAGTGAACGATGTGGAGGAGCTGAAGAACATCTTCGTGAACTTTGTGAAGGCGATCAATCTGTTGTTCGACAGGTTCGCATCTTCCGTGACTACCACCTTGGATGAGCCTGGATTCGCCGGAGGTATTCCGTCCTTTGTGACGTTCAAGTTCTTCCCTTACATCAGCAGTatcaagttcagcccgctgaaCTACCTGCGCAACGAGAAGTTCTACTCGGTTCGTGACTTCCTGTATCAGTTCCGTCCGTACGCATGGAATCCGTTCGCCGTTATTCCACCGTTCACGATGCACGGAGAAATCGCCGACGGAAGTCACTTCTTCACGTTCGATGGAAAGCACTTTACGTTCCCGGGAAGCTGCCAGTACGTGCTCGCGTCGGACTTTGTTGATGGAAACTTCAGCATTGCGGCCAACGTTCAGGACGGAAAGCTCAAGTCGATTTCGCTGATCGATAAGGATGTGGTTGAGCTGAGCGACAACGGAGTGGTTACTTTGAACGGAAAGCCAACGGATTTGCCGATCCACAAGAATGATGTGCACGTCTGGAGACGATTCTATACCGTTAACTTGCTGACTACTTATGGCGCCAATGTGATGTGTACCACCGACCTGAAGGTGTGTCACTTTACCGTGTCTGGCTTCTATCTGGGCAAGATTCGTGGTCTGCTCGGCAATGGAAACAACGAGCCGTACGATGATTTCACTCTGCCGAACGGAAAGATTTCCGAGAGCTCAACCGACTTTGCCAACAGCTACAAGGCTACCAAGTCATGCGCAGCCGTTGCCGATCCTGGCCATGCCTCGCACGAGCACAGCAGCCCGGTCTGCTCGAAATTGTTCGGAGCTGATAGCTCGTTGAGATACTGCTACTTCTTCAAGGATCAGACCAACTTCCGTGAGGCTTGCGAGCACGCTGTCCATGGAGCGGCAAACCCAGATGAGGCGGCTTGCGACATTGCGTTCGCTTATGCTTCGGCCTGCCGATTGGAGCTGATCCCAGTGGAGGTCCCGGCTCAGTGCAAGAAATGCTCGGTCAGTGGAAAGGAAATCAGCGTGGGAGATCAGTTCAGCGTCAAGTCGCCACAGAAGCAAGCTGACGTTGTCGTTGTGGTTGACACCTCGATCGGAACGCTGCTCGGTGAGCTGGTACAGGCAACGATCAACGACCTTCGCAAGGAGCTCAAGTCGAGTGGAATCGCCGATGTGCGCGTCATCGTGTTGGGCTACAATCGCAACCAGAAGTACATCAGCCTGTTCACGAGCGGAGGCAAGCTGGACTACACCGGCAAGCTGGGACAAGTCGACATCAGCGGACCGGAGAACTGCAAGCCGTTGGTCGTTGGAGACGCGAAGGTGGACGAGTTCCTGAAGCATCTGCACGAAGCTGGCGAGCGCTTTGCCGAGGATGTGGGCGCCACTCCGGATGCGCGCGCCTTCCTGGAAGCTCTGCAGTATCCGTTCCGTACCACCGCCAGCAAGTCGATCGTGCTCATCCAGTCGGACGACACGGAGAAGGTCCCGAACCCG ACTCGTGCCATCAAGTCGCTCCTTGCCACTCTGGACCTGAAGACCAAGGGCATCGGTCTGCACGTCATCACCCCGGTTAAGAACTTGGGCATTACCAACAGCAAGGACCAGAAGAAGGTGAAGGAAATTGTTG GTTTTAACTCGAAGCAGGCGTACACGCTGGCCGACAGCAAGAAGCGCACCGTCGTCGGTTCGACCGAGCTCAAGAACAACCTGAAGTACGACTCGGATCTGCTGGTGGACCTGGTGCAGCAGAACGACGGCTACGTGTTTGTGCTGCAGAACTTCAGCGGCCAGAAGCAGGCCAAGGACAAGAAGTCGTACGTGAGCGTGGTGGCGTTGGCTCTCAGCGATTACATCTCGCGGACGGAGATCTCCAGCGACTGCGTGTGCAAGCTGCGAAACGGGCTGCACGCGGAGGGTTCCTGCGAGGCCAAGGAAACCAAGTTCCTGCCACCATCG AAGAAAGCTGGCGGCGCCAAGGGATAA